Proteins encoded by one window of Myripristis murdjan chromosome 1, fMyrMur1.1, whole genome shotgun sequence:
- the snapc3 gene encoding snRNA-activating protein complex subunit 3: protein MAASSSSTASNANIPEYEYIDVNTKPFHIGSFRNLWLERLKPCHYSYQEEDEEAFEADFAKEMGISMEIMGELKAICSIDSLSCHPADETPDPEVVPPDSTLKTLLQRKKRQDYKNNLKINRSGRHDFYADELDRLTVGRKPEEANDMIPEGEVILTINIYYPAIYDRFNYVRPHMTLMMTGSHSLADLRDAICCVSDLQVCGEFSSTPDMAPDFISKDHYKSAFFFFEGVFYNDMRFPECQDISMTTIEWAKSRNFPSYRQGKMEDVLLADLEVKVGFPYLYCHQGDCEHLVIITDVRLSHKNDCLDRKLYPLLTHKHRVITRKCSVCHVYIGRWLTTNDQFAPSNPCLFCDKCFRMLHYDVQGNKLGEFLAYPFVDPGAFN from the exons atggcGGCGAGCAGTTCTTCCACAGCTAGCAACGCAAACATCCCGGAGTATGAATATATTGACGTTAACACCAAGCCCTTTCATATCGGCTCGTTCAGAAACCTGTGGCTTGAAAGACTGAAACCCTGCCACTACTCTTAccaggaggaggacgaggaagcGTTTGAGGCTGACTTTGCAAAGGAAATGGGAATCTCCATGGAGATAATGGGTGAACTGAAAGCCATCTGCAG TATCGACTCACTTTCCTGCCACCCTGCAGATGAGACCCCTGACCCAGAGGTTGTGCCCCCAGACTCCACTCTGAAAACACTGCT acaaagaaagaagagacaAGATTACAAGAATAATCTAAAAATCAATAGGAGCGGCAGACATGACTTCTATGCTGATGAACTG GATCGATTAACTGTGGGTAGAAAACCTGAAGAAGCAAATGACATGATCCCTGAAGGGGAGGTCATTCTTACCATCAACATCTATTATCCAGCCATTTATGACAGG TTTAACTACGTCAGACCCCATATGACTCTGATGATGACAGGCTCCCACAGCCTGGCTGACCTGAGGGATGCCATCTGCTGTGTCAGCGACTTGCAAGTGTGTGGAGAGTTCAGCAGCACCCCTGACATGGCTCCAGATTTCATCAGCAAA GATCATTACAAGTcagccttcttcttctttgaagGCGTGTTTTACAACGACATGCGATTCCCTGAGTGTCAGGACATTAGCAT GACCACCATAGAGTGGGCAAAGAGCCGCAACTTCCCCTCCTATCGCCAAGGCAAAATGGAGGACGTATTGCTTGCAGATCTGGAAGTGAAAGTGGGGTTCCCTTACCTGTACTGTCACCAGGGAGACTGTGAACACCTTGTCATCATCACAGATGTCAG ACTGTCCCATAAGAATGACTGCCTTGACAGAAAGCTCTACCCGCTTCTCACCCACAAGCACAGGGTCATCACCAGGAAGTGCTCCGTTTGCCATGTCTACATTGGCAG ATGGCTTACTACCAACGACCAGTTTGCTCCAAGCAACCCTTGTCTTTTTTGTGACAAGTGCTTCCGGATGCTGCACTACGACGTTCAAGGCAACAAACTGGGCGAGTTCCTGGCGTACCCCTTTGTGGACCCGGGGGCGTTCAACTAG
- the dnajb14 gene encoding dnaJ homolog subfamily B member 14, with protein MEGNRDEAEKCINIATKAFEVGDKEKALKFLNKAEKLYPTDRAKALLDALTKNGSSAGNGAYCRRPANSSENTGAQPERERQDSGGGESKGFTKEQVEGVQRIKRCKDYYEVLGISKEASEDELKKAYRKLALKFHPDKNHAPGATEAFKKIGNAYAVLSNPDKRRQYDLTGGEEPSSPGHAHGGGFDFHRGFEADITPEDLFNMFFGGGFPSSSAHAFTNGRARYSQQTDQRQERAEERGDGGFSMFIQLMPIVVLILVSILSQLMVSTPPYSLYSRPSTGQTVKRQTENLRVDYYVTRDFKSEYKGNALQQIEKNVEEDYVSNVRNNCWKERQTKTDLLYAAKVYRDDRMRKKAELMTMDNCRELDRLNDLFRGG; from the exons atggAAGGGAACAGAGACGAAGcagaaaaatgtataaatatagcAACGAAAGCCTTTGAAGTCGGAGATAAAGAGAAGGCTCTTAAGTTCCTCAATAAGGCAGAGAAGCTGTATCCAACTGACAGAGCCAaag cctTGTTGGATGCACTGACAAAGAATGGCAGCTCAGCGGGGAACGGCGCGTATTGCAGGAGACCAGCAAACAGCTCAGAAAACACCGGTGCCCAGCCAGAAAGGGAACGCCAAGACTCTGGAGGGGGGGAGTCTAAGGGCTTCACCAAAGAACAGGTTGAAGGTGTACAGAG AATAAAGCGATGTAAGGACTACTATGAAGTGCTGGGTATCAGTAAAGAAGCCAGTGAAGATGAACTGAAAAAAGCCTACAGGAAACTAGCGCTCAAGTTCCATCCAGACAAAAACCACGCGCCTGGAGCAACAGAGGCCTTTAAAA AGATTGGCAATGCATATGCAGTGCTGAGCAACCCAGACAAAAGAAGGCAGTATGACCTGACAGGAGGGGAGGAGCCTAGCAGCCCAGGCCACGCACATGGAGGAGGGTTTGACTTCCATCGGGGCTTTGAGGCTGACATCACTCCTGAGGACCTCTTCAACATGTTCTTTGGAGGCGGCTTCCCCTCTT CAAGTGCACACGCCTTCACCAACGGCAGGGCGCGCTACAGCCAGCAGACGGATCAAAGAcaagagagagcagaagagaggggagat GGTGGTTTCTCGATGTTCATCCAGCTGATGCCCATCGTGGTCCTGATTTTAGTGTCTATCCTGAGCCAGCTGATGGTGTCCACTCCCCCCTACAGCCTCTACTCCAGAcc GTCCACGGGTCAGACTGTAAAACGCCAGACAGAAAACCTGCGTGTCGACTACTATGTCACCCGAGATTTCAAATCAGAGTACAAAGGAAATGCTCTGCAGCAGATTGAGAAGAATGTGGAGGAAGACTATGTGTCAAATGTCAGAAATAACTgttggaaagagagacagacaa AAACAGACCTGCTGTATGCTGCTAAGGTGTACAGGGACGACCGTATGCGTAAGAAGGCAGAACTCATGACCATGGATAACTGCAGGGAGCTGGACAGACTAAATGACCTATTCCGAGGCGGATGA
- the LOC115360145 gene encoding tetratricopeptide repeat protein 39B, with product MEHGDCNQDQISPEMDLETALKDCSSALDLFLNNRFSDSLALLAPWKGQSMYHAVGYSSMLVMQAGMTFDPKDMDTAMASLRESLQTCQRFRKKPGFVETITSLWYRQPAENLTEEEMHAELCYAEVLLQKAALTFLDETIIGFIKGGMGMRNSYQIFKECQAMANMAKDTQKQKSTHMHFRCGVNMGIGSFNLMLSLLPARVLRLMEFLGFSGDREVGLSELREGAASNGLRSILSTVTLVMFHLYISVILGTGEGNVTEAEALLEPYFKKFPNGALMLFYIARIALLKGNFTFAQEKYLACIAAQQEWRQIHHLCYWELMWAHSFEQDWREAYRYADLLAKESKWSQAVYVFQKAAILSMLPEEEVKKMGEDVVELFRQVDNLRLRIAGKSIPTEKFAAKKAQRYLSPNPVKLVVPALEMMYVWNGFTIVGKRPELTQNILSTIEKAEEQLRNDPNPSEYHQDDHCLIQLLKGLCLRQLGRLVQAELCFTNVISSESDIKYDNYLVPFTTYELGLLHKEKGDYKKAISLLENAKMNYKEYNMESRLHFRIHAALESMESSFSAKPHPSRTPA from the exons atGGAACACGGTGACTGCAATCAGGACCAAAT ATCACCTGAAATGGATTTGGAGACTGCTTTGAAGGACTGCTCCTCTGCCCTTGATCTTTTCCTTAACAACAGGTTCTCTGACTCACTGGCTCTCTTAGCACCATG GAAGGGCCAGAGTATGTACCATGCAGTGGGCTACAGCAGCATGTTGGTAATGCAAGCAggcatgacctttgacccaaaGGATATGGATACTGCCATGGCATCATTGAGGGAATCTTTACAGACATGTCagag ATTTCGTAAAAAGCCTGGATTTGTGGAGACCATTACCAGCCTGTGGTATCGACAACCAGCAGAAAACCTGACAGAAG AGGAGATGCATGCTGAGCTGTGCTACGCTGAGGTTCTTCTGCAGAAGGCAGCTCTCACTTTCCTGGATGAGACTATAATCGGCTTCATCAAAGGAGGGATGGGAATGCGAAACAGTTATCAAATTTTCAA GGAATGCCAAGCCATGGCAAACATGGCAAAGGACACGCAGAAGCAAAAGAGCACTCACATGCATTTCAGGTGTGGCGTTAACATGGGCATTGGATCATTTAATCTG ATGCTGTCTCTACTTCCGGCCAGAGTCCTCAGGTTGATGGAGTTCTTGGGCTTCTCTGGAGACAGG GAGGTGGGCTTGTCGGAGCTGAGAGAGGGGGCTGCCAGCAACGGCCTGCGCTCCATCCTCAGCACCGTGACTCTGGTGATGTTCCACCTCTACATTTCTGTGATACTGG GCACTGGTGAAGGTAATGTTACTGAGGCTGAAGCCCTGCTGGAGCCATACTTTAAGAAGTTTCCAAAT GGAGCCCTCATGCTTTTCTACATTGCAAGAATTGCTTTGCTCAAAGGAAACTTCACATTT GCCCAGGAGAAATACCTAGCATGCATTGCAGCACAGCAAGAGTGGCGACAGATTCACCACCTTTGCTACTGGGAGCTGATGTGGGCCCACTCATTTGAGCAAGACTGGAGGGAGGCATATCGTTACGCTGACCTGCTCGCCAAAGAAAGCAAGTGGTCCCAg GCTGTCTACGTATTCCAGAAAGCTGCCATTTTGAGCATGCTCCCAGaggaagaagtgaaaaaaatgggGGAAGATGTGGTGGAGTTATTCAG GCAAGTGGATAACCTCAGACTGAGGATTGCTGGGAAGTCCATTCCAACAGAGAAATTTGCAGCAAAGAAGGCACAGCGATACCTTTCCCCTAACCCTGTGAAGCTAGTTGTCCCTGCTTTG GAAATGATGTATGTGTGGAACGGCTTCACAATAGTCGGCAAAAGACCAGAGCTGACTCAGAACATCTTGTCCACCATAGAGAAAGCAGAGGAGCAACTCAGAAATGATCCAA ATCCATCAGAGTATCACCAGGATGACCACTGTCTTATCCAGCTGCTGAAGGGACTGTGTCTGAGACAGCTTGGGCGTCTTGTCCAGGCTGAACTCTGCTTCACCAATGTCATTTCCAG TGAAAGTGATATAAAGTATGACAACTATCTGGTGCCATTTACCACATATGAGCTAGGCCTGCTTCACAAGGAGAAAGGTGATTATAAGAAGGCCATCTCCCTGCTTGAAAATGCCAA GATGAACTACAAAGAGTACAACATGGAGTCAAGGCTACACTTCCGCATCCATGCAGCTCTAGAGTCCATGGAGTCTTCATTTTCTGCCAAACCTCACCCTTCACGGACACCAGCCTAA